A single genomic interval of Pyrobaculum arsenaticum DSM 13514 harbors:
- a CDS encoding AbrB/MazE/SpoVT family DNA-binding domain-containing protein, giving the protein MATKFVRRVQKIKTGSFIVSLPREWVEKNGISAHDPLLVFEDANNNVIIRIPVTSCETEIDASALDVGAMAELVKQLYVLGVNKIVVKKSNGAGLSILRDLRKELIGYEIEDFGKDWIVVAIRDDVEAVDETNVRRLMNKYLSFLREIIDSICRLRDGSEVRELIQESKRVARYLQRTLSIAIKEPERNKMPYPVFAAFYEIALRLREIGYYVYRMADFLPGIRKQEALEKMCSLCTRAFDTKDLEELIQLREELNKTEEESLPSLNPYEAHMAFAMRRIMFNMVRIAETLQVARVALSTTCKPTKRI; this is encoded by the coding sequence ATGGCTACAAAGTTTGTTAGACGCGTTCAGAAGATCAAGACCGGGAGCTTCATCGTGTCTCTTCCCCGGGAGTGGGTGGAGAAAAACGGCATAAGCGCCCACGATCCCCTGCTGGTGTTTGAAGACGCCAACAACAACGTCATCATAAGAATCCCGGTGACCAGCTGCGAGACTGAGATAGACGCCTCAGCTCTGGATGTCGGCGCCATGGCCGAGCTCGTGAAGCAGCTGTACGTGCTGGGCGTCAACAAGATTGTAGTGAAGAAATCCAACGGGGCGGGTCTCTCCATCCTCAGAGACCTCCGAAAGGAGTTGATAGGGTACGAGATTGAGGACTTCGGGAAGGATTGGATCGTGGTGGCGATTCGCGACGACGTAGAGGCAGTAGATGAGACAAATGTGAGGAGGCTTATGAACAAATACCTCAGCTTCCTCAGAGAAATAATCGACTCCATATGCCGGCTTAGAGACGGCTCTGAGGTCCGGGAGCTCATACAAGAGTCGAAGCGAGTTGCCCGCTACCTCCAGAGAACTCTCTCGATCGCCATCAAGGAGCCTGAGCGGAACAAGATGCCGTACCCCGTCTTCGCAGCGTTTTACGAGATCGCTCTTAGGCTGAGGGAGATCGGCTACTACGTCTACAGGATGGCTGACTTCCTACCCGGCATTAGGAAACAGGAGGCCCTAGAGAAGATGTGCTCCCTATGTACACGCGCCTTCGACACCAAGGACCTGGAGGAGCTGATACAGCTTAGAGAAGAGCTCAACAAAACCGAGGAGGAGTCGTTGCCCAGCCTGAACCCCTACGAGGCCCACATGGCCTTCGCCATGCGCAGGATAATGTTCAACATGGTTAGGATAGCTGAAACCCTCCAGGTGGCCCGCGTGGCGCTATCCACCACCTGCAAACCTACTAAGAGGATATAA
- a CDS encoding ferredoxin, with product MFRVSILWHRCGGCPHCVEASPELFTVVETAEGRKAVMRPTGGPHAVVPPGALHDVLKARAACPAGGIVIMPLKPWIPNYT from the coding sequence ATGTTCCGCGTCTCCATACTATGGCACAGATGCGGGGGATGTCCACACTGCGTCGAAGCCTCGCCCGAGCTGTTCACGGTTGTGGAAACCGCCGAAGGCCGTAAAGCCGTCATGAGACCCACGGGAGGGCCCCATGCCGTCGTTCCGCCGGGAGCTCTACACGACGTTCTGAAGGCCCGCGCGGCCTGCCCAGCCGGCGGCATAGTGATAATGCCTTTAAAGCCCTGGATCCCCAATTATACATAA
- a CDS encoding GlcG/HbpS family heme-binding protein, whose product MKILDAIRLGVEKAEAMGIRVAIAVVDLRGEVVAVYKMEGAYPFTPQVAYMKARAAAIFRRPTAELAERASQNLPLYLGLTIHADLIFGKGGLPTTEGGVGVSGGTGDQDEEVAREVAKALS is encoded by the coding sequence ATGAAGATCCTCGACGCCATAAGGCTTGGCGTCGAGAAGGCGGAGGCCATGGGCATCCGCGTGGCGATAGCCGTCGTGGATCTCCGCGGCGAGGTGGTGGCCGTATACAAGATGGAGGGCGCGTATCCCTTCACCCCCCAGGTGGCGTATATGAAGGCCAGGGCGGCCGCCATATTTAGGCGCCCCACGGCGGAGCTGGCAGAGAGGGCGAGCCAGAACCTTCCCCTATACCTAGGCCTCACCATCCACGCAGATCTTATCTTCGGCAAGGGTGGACTGCCCACAACGGAGGGAGGGGTAGGCGTCAGCGGAGGCACCGGGGATCAAGACGAGGAAGTGGCTCGGGAGGTTGCGAAGGCCCTGTCGTAA
- a CDS encoding alcohol dehydrogenase catalytic domain-containing protein has protein sequence MRAVVFHSPGLENLRLEDLPKPRPGPGEVLVRVKYVGVNPIDYAVVSGSYKASPMPHIPGCEFAGVVEEVGPGVSGPAPGTPVAVYNRLFCGACRQCLTGWTQLCEAGGIIGVATQGGMAEYAVVPSRNAEPVKADLRDAATLPIGALTAYNMALCASIAPGERVAVVGATGNVGTYAVQFAKIFGGEVYAVTRRKDAAAAMLRQLGAEVVTPDEARGLAPFDVVLDPTGAANWGLSMSLLGRGGRYVTAGALTGAEVSLDLRRVFGQQISVIGSTGGRRADFKTVVRLHEAGRIRAVIHAVYPLADAAKALAGLSSPARVGKILLEV, from the coding sequence ATGAGGGCTGTTGTCTTCCACAGCCCTGGGCTTGAGAACCTCAGGCTGGAGGATCTCCCGAAGCCGCGGCCGGGGCCGGGCGAGGTTCTTGTCAGGGTTAAATACGTGGGGGTGAACCCCATCGACTACGCGGTGGTTTCCGGCTCGTACAAGGCGTCGCCCATGCCCCACATCCCGGGGTGCGAGTTCGCTGGGGTGGTTGAGGAGGTGGGGCCCGGCGTCTCGGGGCCTGCGCCTGGCACGCCGGTGGCCGTCTACAACCGCCTCTTTTGCGGCGCCTGTAGGCAGTGCCTCACCGGGTGGACTCAGCTCTGCGAGGCCGGCGGCATAATAGGCGTGGCGACCCAGGGTGGCATGGCTGAATATGCCGTGGTGCCCTCCAGGAATGCGGAGCCTGTGAAGGCGGATCTGAGGGACGCCGCCACGCTCCCCATAGGCGCGTTGACTGCCTACAACATGGCTCTGTGCGCCTCGATAGCCCCCGGGGAGAGAGTCGCCGTTGTGGGCGCCACGGGGAACGTGGGGACATACGCAGTACAGTTCGCCAAGATCTTCGGCGGCGAGGTATACGCTGTGACCAGGAGGAAGGATGCCGCCGCGGCAATGTTGCGGCAACTAGGCGCGGAGGTAGTCACGCCGGACGAAGCCCGGGGGCTCGCCCCCTTCGACGTGGTGCTGGACCCAACGGGCGCCGCCAACTGGGGCCTCAGCATGTCTCTGCTGGGCCGCGGCGGGCGGTACGTCACAGCGGGGGCCCTAACAGGCGCCGAAGTCTCTCTGGACCTCAGGCGGGTGTTTGGACAGCAGATCTCAGTGATAGGCTCCACCGGCGGCAGGAGGGCGGACTTCAAGACGGTGGTGAGACTCCACGAGGCGGGGAGGATAAGGGCGGTGATACACGCAGTGTATCCGCTGGCCGACGCCGCCAAGGCCCTCGCCGGCCTCAGCTCGCCCGCGAGGGTCGGCAAGATCCTGCTGGAGGTATGA
- a CDS encoding fumarylacetoacetate hydrolase family protein: MRLLTYTKNGVSKVGLFKNGEIIDLPQAYLLTYDAAEAPDFLFDMRRLIALGGPALEVARYLERHAPGEAYLKPSEIKWEPPVPNPEKIFAVAVNYKAHGQEAGVKPPERPYFFPKFPNALVGHEGPVVKHKVVQKLDWEVELVVVMGRPGKYIQPEKALDHVFGYAVGNDISIRDWQFPPGWPQQLNPYGQYWIWGKSMDTAAPVGPYIVTRDEVPDPNKLGLRLWVNSQLEQEGNTSELIFNVQQLIHWASQGITLKPGDLIFTGTPPGVGFPKGKFLKGGDVVEAEVEGIGRLRNYVVEEK, translated from the coding sequence ATGCGGCTACTAACCTACACGAAAAACGGCGTAAGTAAGGTTGGCCTCTTCAAAAACGGCGAAATCATAGACCTACCCCAAGCGTACCTCCTGACATACGACGCGGCTGAGGCGCCGGACTTCCTTTTCGACATGAGGAGGCTCATCGCCCTGGGAGGGCCCGCCCTGGAGGTGGCGAGGTATCTTGAAAGACACGCGCCAGGTGAGGCTTACTTGAAGCCTTCCGAGATCAAGTGGGAGCCGCCGGTGCCGAACCCGGAGAAGATTTTTGCCGTGGCTGTCAACTACAAGGCGCATGGCCAGGAGGCTGGGGTTAAGCCGCCCGAGAGGCCCTACTTCTTCCCCAAGTTTCCCAATGCCCTGGTGGGGCATGAGGGGCCTGTCGTCAAGCATAAGGTGGTGCAGAAGCTGGATTGGGAGGTGGAGCTGGTGGTGGTCATGGGCCGCCCCGGCAAGTACATACAACCGGAGAAGGCTCTTGACCACGTCTTCGGCTACGCGGTGGGTAACGACATCTCTATTAGAGATTGGCAGTTTCCGCCTGGCTGGCCTCAGCAACTAAACCCCTACGGCCAGTACTGGATCTGGGGCAAGTCTATGGACACGGCGGCGCCTGTGGGGCCCTACATTGTGACTAGAGACGAGGTGCCGGACCCCAACAAGCTTGGGCTTAGGTTGTGGGTAAACAGCCAGCTGGAGCAGGAGGGCAACACCTCCGAGCTGATCTTCAACGTACAGCAACTGATCCACTGGGCCTCCCAAGGCATAACTCTTAAGCCAGGCGACCTCATATTCACCGGCACCCCACCCGGCGTAGGATTCCCCAAAGGCAAATTCCTCAAAGGAGGCGACGTGGTAGAAGCAGAAGTGGAGGGCATCGGGCGGCTTAGGAACTACGTGGTTGAGGAGAAATGA
- a CDS encoding protocatechuate 4,5-dioxygenase, producing MAKIVLGLAATHAPGITARAEEEPPHVRERVYGNYEKLRGVLEEAKPDVLLVVANDHVTYMFEIIPQFLIVVADEYEGPPDYEWLRIPKYKVRFKRDLAEHILNGLVERGFDIAFSANPILDHATMNPLHFLASDREGGVIKYPIVSLLTNAFVKPLPPLRRGYQLGLALRELVEQFPEDLRVAALATTWSPRLS from the coding sequence ATGGCCAAAATAGTCTTAGGGCTAGCAGCTACCCACGCCCCCGGGATAACCGCCAGGGCTGAGGAGGAGCCGCCGCATGTGAGAGAGCGGGTCTACGGAAATTACGAAAAGCTCAGAGGAGTGCTGGAGGAGGCGAAGCCAGACGTCTTGTTGGTAGTTGCCAATGACCACGTGACGTATATGTTTGAAATTATCCCCCAGTTTTTAATAGTCGTGGCGGATGAATACGAGGGTCCTCCGGATTATGAATGGCTTAGAATTCCGAAGTACAAGGTGAGGTTTAAAAGAGATCTGGCCGAGCACATACTAAACGGCTTAGTGGAAAGGGGTTTTGACATCGCCTTTTCGGCGAACCCCATCCTCGACCACGCCACCATGAACCCCCTCCACTTCTTGGCGAGCGACCGTGAAGGGGGCGTCATAAAGTACCCCATCGTGTCGCTTTTGACAAACGCCTTCGTGAAGCCTCTGCCCCCCCTGAGGAGGGGGTACCAGCTCGGGCTCGCCCTACGGGAGCTCGTTGAGCAGTTCCCCGAGGACCTCCGCGTGGCGGCTCTTGCCACGACGTGGAGTCCGCGCTTAAGCTGA
- a CDS encoding Rieske (2Fe-2S) protein: protein MAPVCRVEELPEGRPVIKLVGQRPVALLKIAGRIYAFDAFCPHSKWNLGASGRVITSNGNIYIFCAGHAGMWCLKTGLGKVQGKEAPKLNRYEVRVVEGRVYVDFSRPVDQPYSGASVLEVKL, encoded by the coding sequence GTGGCGCCGGTTTGCAGAGTTGAAGAGCTACCCGAGGGGAGGCCTGTAATAAAGCTAGTTGGGCAGAGGCCTGTGGCGTTGTTGAAAATAGCTGGGAGGATATATGCCTTTGACGCTTTTTGTCCTCACAGTAAGTGGAATCTGGGCGCCTCCGGCAGAGTAATAACAAGTAATGGTAATATTTACATTTTCTGCGCCGGCCATGCGGGTATGTGGTGTTTAAAAACAGGCTTGGGCAAAGTGCAAGGCAAAGAGGCCCCCAAGCTTAACAGATACGAAGTTCGGGTTGTAGAAGGCCGCGTGTATGTAGACTTCAGCCGCCCGGTAGACCAACCCTACAGCGGCGCCAGCGTTTTAGAGGTAAAATTATAA